DNA from Methanomassiliicoccus luminyensis B10:
CCTCGGGGCAGTTGATGAAGATCTTGGTCAGAGGTTCCATCAGAACCCTCTGGCCCAGGCACATCGCGCCGTACACGGCGGACCTGAACGCGGGGATGACCTGCGCGGGGCCCCTGTGGATGGAGTCCTCGTGCAGCTTGGCATCCATGAGCTTTACCTTCAGGCCCATGACCTTCTCCTGGGCCAGGGGGCCGAGGTTCATAGCTTCCTCGAACCCCTGCTTGCACAGCTCGATGGTCTCGTTAAGGTACTGGATACCCTTGGTCCCGTCGATGAAGACGTTGTTGTCCTTGAACATGACAACGCCCTTGGCCTCATCTTTTTCCATGCCGAGTTCGGCCAGCTTCCTGGCCAGCTCCTTGGCGTCCTTAATCTTCCCTTCCACCGATATCTCGCCGGACTTGATGGCGTCGACGATGGGCTGCTCCAGGGGGGACACTTCCACGAAGAAGCGGTTGTGCTTGTTGGGGGACTTCCCCTCGAAGACCTGGCTCCTGCCGCGGACGTTCTCCCTGTACACCACGATGGGCGGGGAGGACTTGATCTCGACCTTGTGGTCGTTGACGATCCTGTAGGTGGTGATCTCCAGGTGCAGCTCGCCCATGCCGGACATGAGGTGCTCCCCGGTCTCGTTGTTGATCTCGACCTGGATGGACGGATCGGCCTTGGCCACGGTCCTCAGCACCTCGACCAGCTTGGGCAGGTCCTTCATGTGCTTGGCCTCCAGCGCGACAGTGACTACGGGCTCGGTATAGTGGGAGATCTTCTCGAACGGCTCCATGCCCTTCTCGGAGGAAACGGTGGAACCGGCCATGGCGTCCTTCAGGCCGGCCACGGCGACGATGTTCCCACATTCCATATGGTCGATGGGGATCCGGTCTGCACCTACGCTGAGAGATACGGTCTGGGACCTCTGCACGTTGGGCATCCCGGACACCCACAGCTCCTGGCCGCGGGTGAGGGTCCCGGAGAACAGGCGGCCCATGGCCACCTCGCCGGCGTGGGGGTCGACGATGATCTTGGTGACCATCAGGGCGACCGGGCCGCTGGCGTCGCAGTGCATCATGGACTTGCCCACATCGGACTCCATGTCGCCCTTCCAGATGACCGGGATACGGATCTTCTGGGCGTCCAGGGGGTTGGGCACGTGCTCGATGGCCATGCTCAGCAGGATCTCGTGCACGGGGGACTTCTTGGCAAGGGTCTTCTGGTCGTTGTTCTTGCAGTACTCGTAAACGTCCTTGAAGTTGATGCCGGTCTTCTTCATGTAGGGCACGTTGACGGCCCAGTTGTGGAACGCGCTGCCGAAGGCGACGCTGCCGTCCTCCGGCCTGACCTGCCACTGCTTGTTCAAGGGCTCGGGCAGCTGGGATATGATACGGCGGTTCACCTCGGTGATGATGGTGGTGAACCTCTTCTGCATCTCCTCAGGAGTTACCTTCAGCTCATTGATCAGCCTGTCCACCTTGTTGATGAACAGGACCGGGCGGACCCTCTCCTTGAGCGCCTGCCTGATGACGGTCTCGGTCTGGGGCATGATGCCCTCGACCGCGCACACCAGAATGATGACGCCGTCCAGTGCTCTCATGGCCCTGGTCACGTCACCGCCGAAATCGACGTGACCGGGAGTGTCGATAAGATTGATCAGGTACTCCTTGCCGCCGTAGCGGTGCACCATGGATGCGTTGGCGGCATTAATGGTGATACCGCGGGCCTGCTCCTGCTCGTCGAAGTCGAGCATGAGCTGTTTTCCGGCGAGGTCCTCGGACATCATCCCGGCACCAGCGATGAGGTTGTCGCTCAACGTGGTCTTGCCGTGGTCGATGTGCGCGGCGGTCCCGATGTTCCTTATGAACTCGGGATTCTTGGAGATCGCCTGGGCCCTTGCTATGTTGTCTTCCTTGCGTCCCATATTAACACCTGTTGATTCGTATGTAGTACACTTAACGGGCCGAGGCCGCTACCCTCTCGAGCTCCTCTTTCTTGGAGACGGAGAAGGAGTTCATGTCGCCCTTGGAAGCTAGTATAAGCTCGTCGGCGAGGCACTCCTCGACAGGTTTCTTGTTCTTGAAAGATGCGTCCACAGTTCCCTTGGCGATGTTCCTCAAGGCGATGTCCAACCTCCTGGAGGGAGCGACATCGACAGCCTTGGGCACGGATATCCCGCCGAACTGCAGCCTGGTGATCTCCTCACGGGGCGCGGCGTTCTCCAGCGCCTCCACGAGGACCTGGATCGGGTTCTTCTTGGTCTTCTGCGCAATGATCGCGAAAGCGTCCTGGACGGCCTTGACGGACTTGGCCTTCTTTCCGGTGTAGACCTCGGTCCTCATGAGGTTGTTGACCAGACGCTCGACGATGCTCATCTTGGACTTGCCGAAGGACCGGTTGGCATGCTTCCCGCCAGTGTGGGGAACGGTGATGGGGGTGAGGTCTATGTACTTGGCTAGGCCGCCATCCCTGATGCCGATTCCGGTCATTTCGTACTTGCCGAAGAGCAGCACGCCGCTCTGAACTTGAGTTTCAGTTTCCACAGTGTTCACCTCACCGGCTTCTCCTTTCGGCCCCTGACGAGCTCGTTGAGAGAAACATTGTTTACCTGGATTACCTTGTAACGAACGCCGGGAATGTCACCGTAGGACCTTCCCAGCCTGCCGCCGATGCCCTCTACGAGGACCTCGTCGTGCTCGTCGATGAAGTTGATGGCGCCGTCGCCGACCGCGAAAGCGGTGATCTGACGGCCGTTCTTGATAAGCTGGACCTTGACGCACTTTCTGATGGCGGAGTTAGGCTGCTTCGCCTCGATACCGACCTTTTCCAGTACGATGCCGCGGGCCTGGGATGCGCCCTCGAGGGGGTCAGACTTCTCCCGGAATTTCAATAGCCTCCGCTTGTACGTGCTGTCGGACCATCTGAACTTTTGACGGTCGCTCGCGAGCTTCCTAGCCGTGTAAAGACCTCTAGCCAATGTTTCACCTTCTTATCAGAAGCGGGCTCCCTATTATGATAGTTATATTTAACTGTTAAGGGTTTTTCAGTACCCGTTCAGCTTAACTCTTAATGAACTCGATTATTAAAATCATTCGGTGGGGCATTTTTTCATCTGGATGATGCTGAGGGGAGGAGCGGTCAACGCGACCGCGGGCCCTTTCGCCGCGGCGCCCTTCCGCGGCATCCGGATAAATATGCGAATTCGGCGGCATATATAAACCTATTTTCCGGGCGATGCCGTTCCGGTCTTGTGAACGCTCCTTGACCACTCGGGCGCAGAAGGACCGCGGGGGGGCGCCCAGCGCCCCTCAGCAATTCCAGGAGCTCCGGCCGGTGTGGGATTCCCCCCCCCCTCATGGTCTCCAACATGAACACTGTTCGCACAGGATGGGGTGAGGGCCCGGCCACATTCCCCGTCGTGCGAATGACGTGGGATTGTTCTTTTAACCCCTTGAGGATGAACAGGCACGCGCAGGCCTTACCTGCGCGTGACCAAGAGGTGAGTCAGAAATGAAGAAGATGGGAAAGATCGCTATAGCGGTAGTGGCGCTCCTGGTCGTCCTGGCCTTGGCGCTCGCGTTCAACTATTCCTCGACATATGGTAAGGGATGGTTCGGAAGCTCCGGCGAGATACAGATCAATGTGAACAACCTCTTTTCGGACGAGCCCATAGATGTGACCCTCACAGTGAACGGGAACGAAGTGGGCAAGAAAACATTGACTAACGGGGCGGACTGGAACTTCGCCTTCAAGCCCCTGTTCTTCGGAGATAATGCCACGTATGAGATCGTACTCGACGTCCATGGCAGCATTATAGAAGGAGATCAGACGAGGACCGTCACCCTCCAGAGGGGAGAGACCGTTCCGATCGACTTTTTCATAGTGCTCTAAACCCTTGGCAGCCCGGTTAGGGGCTGCTTATCCCCGGCGATCCGCATGCCGATAGCGTATTAAGCACGGCATGCGGATGGCCCCCCGGGATGGGACGGGATGGGCGGTTCGTGTGTCGAGGCGGCTCGCCGGCTGGATAGGGCGCAGAAGATCATCGAATACTCGCTGGCGGTGCTGGTGCCGGGCCTGATCGCCCTGATGCTCTACTCGTACCTCCTGTTCGATGCTTTGTTCCAGCCGCTGTTCATCATCACCCTGGCATCCGCGGCCGCGCTGATGGTCCCGGCGTACCAGGCGCTGC
Protein-coding regions in this window:
- a CDS encoding 30S ribosomal protein S12, with amino-acid sequence MARGLYTARKLASDRQKFRWSDSTYKRRLLKFREKSDPLEGASQARGIVLEKVGIEAKQPNSAIRKCVKVQLIKNGRQITAFAVGDGAINFIDEHDEVLVEGIGGRLGRSYGDIPGVRYKVIQVNNVSLNELVRGRKEKPVR
- a CDS encoding 30S ribosomal protein S7: MNTVETETQVQSGVLLFGKYEMTGIGIRDGGLAKYIDLTPITVPHTGGKHANRSFGKSKMSIVERLVNNLMRTEVYTGKKAKSVKAVQDAFAIIAQKTKKNPIQVLVEALENAAPREEITRLQFGGISVPKAVDVAPSRRLDIALRNIAKGTVDASFKNKKPVEECLADELILASKGDMNSFSVSKKEELERVAASAR
- a CDS encoding elongation factor EF-2, whose product is MGRKEDNIARAQAISKNPEFIRNIGTAAHIDHGKTTLSDNLIAGAGMMSEDLAGKQLMLDFDEQEQARGITINAANASMVHRYGGKEYLINLIDTPGHVDFGGDVTRAMRALDGVIILVCAVEGIMPQTETVIRQALKERVRPVLFINKVDRLINELKVTPEEMQKRFTTIITEVNRRIISQLPEPLNKQWQVRPEDGSVAFGSAFHNWAVNVPYMKKTGINFKDVYEYCKNNDQKTLAKKSPVHEILLSMAIEHVPNPLDAQKIRIPVIWKGDMESDVGKSMMHCDASGPVALMVTKIIVDPHAGEVAMGRLFSGTLTRGQELWVSGMPNVQRSQTVSLSVGADRIPIDHMECGNIVAVAGLKDAMAGSTVSSEKGMEPFEKISHYTEPVVTVALEAKHMKDLPKLVEVLRTVAKADPSIQVEINNETGEHLMSGMGELHLEITTYRIVNDHKVEIKSSPPIVVYRENVRGRSQVFEGKSPNKHNRFFVEVSPLEQPIVDAIKSGEISVEGKIKDAKELARKLAELGMEKDEAKGVVMFKDNNVFIDGTKGIQYLNETIELCKQGFEEAMNLGPLAQEKVMGLKVKLMDAKLHEDSIHRGPAQVIPAFRSAVYGAMCLGQRVLMEPLTKIFINCPEAVMGDALRELQQRRGVIEDIKQEGEATIIVAKAPVAEMFGFASAIRGATQGRALWSTENSGFVPVPPELQTKVVAEIRTRKGLKPEPYDAAYYSG